ACAGGATGCCGGCGCTGACAAGAACGATGGCGAAAAGGACTGAACGTCGTGACATGTGTACTACCTCCAGATACCGTGTATGTGGTGTGCGCGTTCTGCGCGTCTACGAAAGTGCTGTTAATCAGGAAACAAAACTCGGGCGGAAAAAATGCCCATGAATGAATCGGACTTTCATTGGTCGCCCCGGGGTACGATCAACGGTGCATCTCAGGTGAGAGCGTCTAAAAGCTCCAGAGAGCGGATTGCTCTCATTTCCTGAATATGAGATGCGATGTATTGGTGAAGGATCCGCAACGCAGCATGTAGGTCCACCGGCGTCAACGAGAGTGCTTCGAGCCGGTCCGGCTCACAACTTTTCAACCATCGCAGCGCCTTAAAAAGGCGGGGTGCGAGTTCCACTCCCATCACACTCCGTGCGCATGGGGTGCAGAGAAATGCGCCGTCAGCAAGCGCAAGCGACATCGGGCCACTGGTAGCCCTCTCGTCAGTAAGATCAATGCGGCACCGGGCGCAGTGATCCATGTCCAAAGAAAATCCCATTTCATCGCTGAAATCCACAAGGTAGCGAAGCAGCATATTTCCCGGCTGCTCTTCCGAGGTATCGATTCCACGCAATGTCCGGAGAAGCAGCGAATACAACTCGGGATGATGCTCGCCGGCGTGAAGGGCCATATATGCGTACTCTATGACAGCGAATCCGAGGACGAGTCTGCGCCCGTCGGATTGCAACCGTCGAAAGGGCTCTATCACGTCGGCTTGTGACAGCATCTGCACGTCGCGGGATTCCTTGAAATAATAGACCAGTGTGCTGTGCGCCATCGGTTCGAGAGCTGCCCCAAACCGGGGTTTTGACCCAAGCGCCCCCTTTGCGATCACCGCCACACGGCCGTGTTCGCGCGTCAGTGCGGTCACGATCTTGCTTGTGTCGCCGTATCGGACGGCGCGGAGGATGATTGCGTCGGAGGTGATGATCATAGACCCGCTCCTTACGCGAGAATGCCAGCAAGGGTTTCGGCAAAGGGCGGGGCAATAATTCCGCGCTCTGTAATGAATGCGCTGACGAGCTCTGCAGGTGTGACATCGAATGCCGGGGACCATGCGTGCGTATTCTCAGGCGCGATTCGCACTCCGCCTGCGTGTGTCACTTCGGTCTCGGCGCGCTCCTCAATCGGAATGCCCTCGCCGCCGTGCGTCTGCGCATCAAACGTAGAAAGCGGGGCCGCAATGTACATGGGCATGCCATGATGGCGCGCCACAATCGCAAGACTGTACGTCCCGATTTTATTCGCGGTGTCGCCGTTCCGTGCTATCCTGTCGGCACCGGTAAGAGCGAGCTGCGCGCGGCCGCTGCGGAATACTGCAGCGGCACTGCTGTCGGTGATGAGTGTTGCCGGTATGCCTGAACGGGCGAGTTCCCACATGGTCAGCCGTGCACCCTGGAAAAGTGGACGCGTTTCATCCGCATAAACATGTATGCGCTTGCCCGCCACGTGCGCGGCGCGCAGCACCGCGAGTGCCGTGCCGTCGCCGCCGGTTGCAAGCGAACCCGTGTTGCAATGTGTCACTATTCCGGCACCATCGGGGATGAGGTCCGCGCCATGCGCTCCGATCATGGCGCAACGTCGGGCGTCGTCGTCGTGCATGCCGGTGGCGCATCGTTCAAGTGCCGCCAGGGTCTCCACGGGATCTGCGGCTGACTCGATGATTTCTCGGCACTGGTGTAACGACCAGAAGAGGTTGACTGCCGTCGGCCGTGCTCCAGCGATATTGTCACATGCGTCGAGCAAGGCGGTTCTAAATGCTGCCCCACCGGTCGATCTTCCTGCCAATTCACGCGCGGCAAGCACCGTGGCATATGCTGCCGCGATACCAATCAGGGGTGCACCGCGGAGTTGCAGAGTACGGAGCGCCTCGATCACCTTGCGGTAGTCCCGGGTTTCCAGCCGCACCTCCTCATGCGGCAACCGTGTCTGGTCGAGGTACCGCAGGGCCTCGCCGGTCCACTCCATCACGTGGCTGTTGTCGAAGCGATCAGGCATTACGGCGCCACCATGCCTGTGAATCCTACAGGGTGAATTGAGACAGTACGTGGAATGCGCGGTACCGCTGCATGATGCGCGCCTCGTCAAGATCCCGCACACCGCCGATGCTGAATTCCTCCACGCAGAACGATGCCATGGTGCTTCCGGCAATGACCGCGCGCTTCAGGTTCTCGAACGATGTATCCCCGTCGCGCGCAATCCAACCCGCAAATCCGCCCGCGAAGCTGTCACCAGCACCTGTGGGGTCCATGATGCGTTCAAGCGGGAAGGCGGGCGCCGAAAAAATCCCACCGTCTCCCAGAAGCAGCGCTCCGTGTTCGCCCTTTTTGACCACCACGCGTGAAGGGCCCATGCCAAGTATCGCCTTGCCGGCTGTGATGATGTTAGACGAACCGGTGAGCTGACGCGCCTCCTGATCGTTCAGGATCAGCACGTCGACGCGCCGGATGGTTTCGATCAGCTCGTCGCGGCTGATGTCGATCCACAGGTTCATCGTGTCACAGATGATGAGTTTGGGCGAACGGATCTGATCGAGCACGTGCATCTGCAGCGAAGGATGGATATTGCCCAGCACCACGATATCGCTTCCGCGCCACGCTTCAGGGATTTCGGGCTGAAATGTCTCGAACACGCCGAGTTCGGTGTACAGCGTGTCGCGAGTATTCATGTCATCATGATACCGGCCGCCCCAACTGAACGTCCGTCCGTCTGGCACGCGTACGAGACCGTCGAGTCCTATCCCGCGGGAAGTGAAGTACGTTATGTGTTCTTCGGGAAAGTCGCCGCCAACGATTCCCACAAAACGCACGTCCTTCGAAAAATAACTGGCGGCGATAGAAACAAACGTCGCTGATCCGCCTAAGGCGTTCTTCATTGTGCCGTACGGCGTTTCAAGGTAATCAAGTGCGACAGATCCGACGACGAGAATACTCATGTGCAGGGTTGCTTCTGTGATGGAAATACGTGGATGGAATTTACTCGGGAATTTGGATGCGCACGTCTCGGGCCTTGGCCAGGATGTCAAGCATCACGTCGTGAATGTGGCCGTTGCTTCCCAGGAAGGGCGGATGAAACAACTCGAGCGGGCCGCCGTCGAACGTGGTGACCCGGCCGCCCGCTTCCTCAATCAGCAGCATACCCGCGGCCTTGTCCCATGCCTGAAGCGCGACTTCCCAGTAGCCGTCGATGCGTCCCGCGGCAACGTACGCGCAATCAAGCGCCGCGCTTCCAAGGCGGCGTATCGCCTGCGCATGATGCAGGAAGGCGACGAACCGCTCGCGGCAAAATTCAGGGTTCTCTCTGACTGTGTAGGGAAATCCTGTCACAAGCATCGCGTCCTGGATGTCGCGCACGCCGCTGACCTGAAGTTTTCGATCGTTGAGATACGCCCCGCTCCCGCGTTCCGCTGCGAATAATTCATCCGCCATTGGATCATAGACGACACCCGCGAGAACCTCGCCGGCTCGTTCCACCGCAATCGAGACGCTGAACAGTGAAAGTCCGTGGGTGAAATTTGTTGTGCCGTCAAGCGGATCCACAATCCACCGATATTCGCCGGTACCAGTAACGGCTCCACCTTCCTCGCCCAGGAGCGAATGTGTGGGGAACCGCCCGAGTAGTATGTCGCGAATAATGTGTTCCGATGCGCGATCTGCCTCGGTCACAAGATTGTTGCGCTGCTGCTGTTTTGCCTCGATGTGTTTTAACGCTCCAAGATGAGAGGTAAGCACGTGGCCTGCTGCCCGGGCTGCCTCGATCGCGGTATGAAGAAAATCGCTCGTCTGCATCGTGTTCATTCTCTCAAAATAGGAAAAGCACGGAGAACTTTCGAACGAGTGCCTGCTGCGCCGTGTTCCGCCTTGTTTTTCAAGCCGACACCATGTTACTTTGCGTAACTGACCACTCACCATTGGATGCATCATGAGAATTGGGATACTGACCGGCGGCGGTGATTGCCCTGGATTAAACGCCGTCATTCGCGCCGTTGTCCGCAAAGGCCTGAAAGACAATCATTCCATCCTCGGCATCCGTAACGGGTGGAAGGGTTTTTTTGATGACGACGCGGTCGAGCTCACCCGCGATTCCGTTTCGGGCATTATCTATCGCGGCGGAACGATACTGGGAACCTCCCGCACAAATCCATACAAGGAAGCGGACGGTGAAAAAACCGTCATGTCCTTCCTTGAGAGAAATCATATCGATGTGCTTGTGCCCATCGGCGGAGAGGACACGCTCGGAGTTGCAGCCCGCCTGCACAACAGCGGTGTGAAAGTAATCGGTATTCCGAAAACCATCGACAACGATTTGATGGGAACCGATTTTACTTTCGGCTTCGACACGGCTGTTAATATTGCAATGGAAGCCATCGACCGCCTCCATACCACGGCCGAGAGCCACAACCGCATTCTTGTTGTCGAGGTCATGGGACGTCACGCCGGCTGGATCGCGCTCTATGCCGGGTTGGCGGGCGGGGCTGATGTGATCCTTGTGCCCGAGGCACCATTCAACATTGACAACGTCTGTACACGCCTCAAAGCGCGTCACGACAGCGGCCGGAACTTCAGTATAGTGGTCGTCTCCGAAGGCGCGAAGTTTGAAACGGAAGGTGATGAAGACGGCAGCTTCGTGCTCAGCAGTATGGAGAAGGATGCCTTCGGGCATGTGCGTCTGGGCGGAATCGGTGCAGTCCTTGCTTCGGAAATCGAGCGCAGACTCGGTTTCGAAACGCGCAGCACCGTGCTCGGCCACATCCAGAGGGGCGGTTCACCGTCCGCGTTCGATCGTGTCCTAGGCACGCGCTACGGATTACATGCCATGTCATTGATCGAACGCGGTGTCTTCGGACGTATGGTTGCACTCAGCGGAAACCACATTGTGGATATCGAGATCAATCAGATCAGTGGCGCATTGAAAACGCTTGATCCCGATATGCTTTCTCTCGTCGACGTCTTTTTCGATTGACCCCGGCTTCGCACGCCGGCATTTGGGAACCCCGCACACGCGGGATATATACTGACGGTTCTCGCGCTGCTTTCGATCTACGACGACTGCAGCACCACCGAAATCGAGCCATGAAAGGAATCTCATGAACGGCCTCTCTCTGTTGTCCGACCGTTTGCGCGAACTGGCCTCTGGGCCCTCTCCCGACAAATATCTCATCCCAGCGCTTTGGGCTGCCGACGAGGGCCTCGACCATGTGGGTCTTGTCGAGGTTCATCCGCGGGAATTCTTCCGAGATCGCATCGAGGCGATCCTCGCGATGCCGGATGAATCGCCGGCGCCGCTTGCATCGGGTGGTGAATGGAGCACCGACGCCGTGGTCTACAACATGTTCGTGCGGCTTACTGCGGCATGTGATCATAACGGTGATGGTGAGATATCCCTCGACGATCTCGACGGGGGGTACCGCGAAACCGGCACCTTCCTGAAAGCCATTGCCATGCTCCCGTATCTGAAACGGATGGGATGTAATACGGTCTACCTTCTGCCGGTGACCGCCATCGGCCAGGATGGAAACAAGGGCTCACTCGGCTCTCCGTACGCGATTAAAAATCCGTACAAACTCGACCAACGCCTTTCCGAACCCTGGCTCGGACTCGATGTCGAGACCGAATATGCAGCCTTTGTTGAAGCGGCCCATCGGCTTGGCTTCCGCATCGTCATGGAATTCGTGTTTCGGACCGCGTCGAAGGATTCCGAATGGATCGCGGAACATCCGAATTGGTTCTATTGGATCGATGCGTCCATCCCGGATCGCGGCAGCGCGCCCGATGCCGCTGCGGGCTATGGAAATCCGACCTTTTCACAGGAAGAACTTCAGATTATCACCCTGCGAGTGAAGCGTAACGACACGAGCAGTCTGCCACCTCCGGGTCGCGAGTACCGCGCCTATTTCACGGAACCGCCTGCATATGTGGACCTGATCGATGGTCGCTACATCGGCACGTTGTTCGACGACCGAAAAGTCAGAATCCCTGGCGCATTCGCCGATTGGCCGCCGGATGATGTGCAGCCGCCTTGGAACGACGTGACATATCTGAAGATGTATGATCACCCGAGTTTCAACTACATCGCATATAACACCATCCGTGTCTACGATTCCCGCCTCGCGCAAATCGATAATGAGAACCGGGGTCTGTGGAATACTATCATCAACATCATTCCGCACTATCAGAAAAATTTCGGAATCGACGGCGTCATGATCGACATGGGGCATGCCCTTCCCAGGCGGCTGAAACAGTCGATTGTCGATCGCGCACGCAAGCTCAATCCCGACTTTGCATTTTGGGAGGAGAACTTCGCCATTTCTGTGAAATCCCGGCAGGAAGGATACAACGCAGCCGTGGGGTATCTGCTGTTCGATGAACACCTCCCGGCGAAATTGCGCGAGTTCTTTGTCACTCTTGCAACACAGGATGTTCCGGTGCCCTTCTTCGCCACTGCCGAAAATCACAATACTCCACGTGCTGCGTCGAGGGCGGGGGGGCGTGCGTTCTCGCGTATGGCCGCAGTACTGAACGCGTTCCTCCCCGCGGTGTACTTCGTGCATCAGGGATTCGAGCTCGGCGAGACCTCGCCCGTGAATACCGGACTTGGTTTTACTCCCGACGAAATCGCGACGCTGCCCTCTCACACACTGCCTCTCTTCAGCGAAGGTGTGCTATCATGGGCCACAACAGAACATCTCGCGGAGTTGATTTCAAGAGTTCTCACCATCCGGAGCCGCTGGCATTCCGTCATCGTGGACCCACGCAAGGACTGTTTCCACCTGCACAAGGCCGAACCCGAAACAACGCTCTGTTTCTCGCGCAGCTCCGTCGATCGCAATCATGTTCTCGTGGTCATTGCGAATGCCGATTGCATCAATCCGGCATCAATGAGCGTGAATATCGCCTCGGGTGATTCTGTGACCGACGCATTGACGGGAACAACGTTCCCGCTTGTGAAAGGGGTTTTGAGTGCCACACTCGAACCCGGCCGCGTACTGGTGATCGAGCTGACGCAGCCCCCTGAGTAAAACACGCTAGGGCTTCTGCAGATTCGGCACGGGCAGCACCGAAGGGTGTTGCCCGTCGTTATTTATACCGATAATGGCCGGAGAATTCGAACGAGGCTTCACCAGGATCGGCTTTTGCTCAATATCTCTGAATTGCGGCAGTTCGCCCCCTACGCGAAGCTTTCGAGTATTAACCGAATCCTAACACACACCTCGCCGGGAGCTAACACCGCACGCATAATTTTGGGACTGTGAAGAGCGACTATTTGTACACTCCCATATTGAATATCTCACAGGAGAACTGAGAATGAGAATCTTGTCCCTCACCGTCCTTGCATTGCTTGTGTCTGTCGGAGCACTCCGCGCACAGGGCGTGTCTTCCGACGACGATCCGAAGCGCGACCAGAAATCTGGCGCCTCGCAGTCGACGGAGACCAAGTCCGCATCACCCTCGCCCGACGACGACGAACTGAAAAAACAGGTCGAAGAACTGCGCAGCCAGTTACAGGGGATGGATGAGGCTGTGAAGGAACTTCAGACCGACCGTGATGCTCTGAAAAAGATCAAGGTCAGTGGTTATCTGCAGGTGAATTTTGAGAAGAGTGAACTCGAGAAGGGGCTCGCCACCGATCCCTATGACGGGAAAGATTTTATCAAATCACGTTTCCGTCTCCGTCGCAGTCGTATCAAGTTCCAATACGATGGCGGCCTCACAAACATGGTCGTGCAGGCGGATTATTCGAATACCGGCTTCTCATTAAAAGATGCCTACCTCGAATTCACCGAACCGTGGATGAAGTATTTCGCCCTGCGCCTCGGTGTTTTTAACCGTCCGAATTACGAAGTGGAGTATTCATCGAGCCAGCGTGAGTCTCCCGAACGCTCCCGTATTATCTCCACACTGTACCCCGGCGAGCGCGATCTTGGCGCCATGCTTACCTTTTCTCCCGAGGATCTCTTCTCGCTGCAGATCGCAGGATTTAACAACACCTTCGGCGGTACTTTCAACCAGGCTAATCCCAACTTCGGCACCGAACCGTACTATTTCATGGCCCGTGCCACAAAGTCCTTCACACTCGGCGATCTCGGTCTCGATGTAGGTGTCCATGGCCGTTTCGGAAACGTGCGTGCCAATAGCGCGAAAGTTCTCGAGAGTGATGTTCCGACCAACGGTGTGGCCGATTCCACGCTGAAGGTGGGGGATCCGGTGAGCCGCAACTGGTTCGGCGTGGAAGCACAGTTGTATTACGATTTCTTCGGAGGGATGAAAATACTCGGCGAGTACATCGTGGGCTCCGATGTGAATACGCTCTCGACCGCGGCCCCGATCAATCCGATTCGCAAGCGTGATTTCAGCGGCTTCTATGTGATGCTTGTCAAAAATATCGGCGACGAATTCCAGATCGCGGTGAAGTACGATTCGTACAACCCCAATACGGCCATTAGCGAAGACAAGGTCAATCTCGTGAACGAACTCACGGTCAGTACCCTGGGACTCGGAATCCACAATTACACGTTCCCGAACGTGCGCTTGACGCTGTGGTACGACATGCCTTCGACGAAGACGAACGATCGGTTCCTGAAGACCGATCCCGTCGATAATCTCATGACCTTCCGCGCGCAATACAAGTTCTGATTACCATCGATACGATTACAACGCGATTACAGATACTCAAAGGAAATACATCATGAAACATGGCATTCTGAAAGGCCTCCTGCTCGCTTCGGTTTTTGTGCTGGCAACCGGATTTGGTCCGGGAGATAAAATCACTGTCAAGGGTTCCGATACCATGGTCATTCTCGCTCAACGTTGGGCGGAAAAATACATGGGTAAAAACAACGCCGTTTCCATCCAGGTTACCGGCGGCGGCTCGGGTACCGGCATTTCGGCCCTGATTAACGGTACAACCGACATTTGTAACGCGTCGCGCCCGATGAAACCCTCCGAGCTGAAAAAACTCAAGGAACGCTTCGGCACGCTCGGTGTTGAAATTCCCTGCGCAAAGGACGGTCTTTCCGTTTATGTGAACGAAAATAATTCCGTCACGGACCTTACTCTTCAGCAGATCAAGGACATTTATACCGGCAAGATCACGAACTGGAAACAGGTAGGCGGCAAGGATGCGAAAATTGTTCTCTACTCGCGCGAGAACAACTCCGGAACCTACGTGTACTTCAAGGATAACGTCCTGAAGGGTGAAGACTACGCCCCCTCGTGCCAGAATCTGCCAGGCACCGCGGCGGTTGTTAACGCAATCGCAAAAGACCCGAACGGGATCGGCTACGGTGGCGCTGCGTACGGTAAAGGCATTCGTGAAACAAAGGTGAATGGGTTTGCCCCGACGAAAGAAAACATCGCAAACGGCAAATACCCGATCACGCGCTACCTCTACATGTATCTCCGCTCCAAACCGACCGGCGCCATGAAAGCATACATTGATTGGATATTGAGCGCCGAAGGCCAGGCGGTTGTCACCGCTGTCGGGTATTTTCCGGTCAAATAAAAAGATCTCTACGTCCGATATTTTGCGACAGCGCCCCTTGTCATCCAGGGGCGCTGTCGTCGGATAAAGAAAGTTCGCCCAATTCAACGACACTAAACCAGGCAGAGCTTCATGGCAGCAGCACCAGACGATTCCTCACACGCGGGCAAGCCACCGCTGTCTCACGTATCGCTTCTCGGAAGCGGCGGTGTACGGTCGGAGATTACAGGCGATCCTGATGCCTCTGCCGTTCTACGCGCACCAGGCAGAACGGCAAACCGCTTCCTGGTTCACAAACCGCTGCGATATGGAAAGAAATTCTACATCGGAGAATTTGTCGCCGAGCGGCTGATTCAGGGAATTGCCGTTCTTTCGATCGGTTTTATTCTTGCGATATTCTACTATGTCTTCCAGGAGTCGACCTGGGCCTTTCGCAGTCCTGAGCATGTTGTAGCGAGTGCAACCAGTGCTGACGAGAGTCTGGTACCGGAATCGTACGGCGGAGAATCATTGCAGCCCGAATCCTTCGGGAGTGGAGAACTGGTGCCGGAAACGTATGGCGAAACTCCGGGCACCACGGATGCACAGCCGACTGGCTCGCTCGAAGCGGGACGCGCCGCATCCCAAGGTCTCGAAACCTCAGGCAACGACAAGCCGGTTACCATCGGACAACTGGTTTTTGCAAACGACCTGATCGACAATGTGCCGCGCTATATCTGGCAACCCATCGGACGCATTCCGAAGTATAGTTTTGCGCCCCTGTTTATGGGTGCGTTCAAAGTCACTCTCATAGGCATACTCATCGCAGCTCCCATCGCAATTCTATCCGCCCTGTTTACAACCACGTTCGCACCGCGATGGATGCGCGAGGTGATGAAACCTGCTATCGAGATTCTCGCGGGGTTTCCGTCTGTGGTGATTGGCTTTTTCTGTCTCATCACCGTAGCCAGCATAATGCAGGAGATTACCGGTTCGACGTACCGCTTGACTTCCTTTGTGGGAGGAATCGGCATGTCGCTCGCGGTGATACCGATCATTTTCACGGTAACGGAAGATGCATTCGCAGCCGTGCCCAGATACATGAAGGAAGCAAGTATCGCACTGGGTGCTTCGCGCTGGCAGACGGCCTGGCGTGTCGTATTGCCGGCCGCAACACCGGGAGTTTTCGCCGCAATCATCCTCGGTTTCGGCCGCGCGTTTGGTGAAACGATGATCGCGCTGATGGCCACCGGAAACGCGGCTCTGACGTCATGGAATTTCTTTGAATCGGTTCGCACGATGTCCGCGACCATCGGCGCGGAAATGGCGGAAGTCGAATTTCACAGTGTGCACTACGGCGTGCTTTTCCTCATTGGAGCGGTGCTTTTTGTTGTGACATTCTCGCTGAATGCGATAGCGGAATTCTATGTGCGGAAGCGGCTTATCAAGCGCTTCCAGGGGAATTGAGTTTATGACGTCAAAGAATCCACTTCGTGACCTGGCGGCGGCCCTCGGATCAGTTTTGCTCGCTGTTGCTGTTCTTGCAGCGTTGCTCCTCCTCCTGCCTTGGTACTCGGCTCTGGGAGGCGTTGCCGTGATTGTTGCGGGCGTGACTCTGCTGTGGCGCCGTCTCGGCATGCAGACCAAACGCTCGGTCAGCGAAAACATCTTTGTGATCCTCTCCGGCAGCGCGGCATTTATCATCATCATCTTTGTCGTCTATTTTCTCATACACATCTTCCTGCTCGGGAAGGAAAATCTCTCGTGGAGTTTCTTCTTTGAGGCGCCCGCGGAAGGCCTTACCGAGGGAGGCATATTCCCGGCGATCATCGGCACGGCCATGCTCGTCATTATCATGGCTCTTGCAGGGGTGCCCGTGGGAACCATCACCGCCATTTACCTCACCGAGTATGCGAGTGAAAGGTCAATCATCGCGCGATTCATACGCTTTGCAGTAAATACTCTCGCGGGAGTACCCGCCATCGTCTTCGGACTCTTCGGTCTGGGCTTCTTCATCGGCACCGTGGGTAAACAGATGGACACTTGGTCTCGAGATTCCCGCATGCAACGAATCGAGCAGATATTCTCCACGGGTACGTCTCCATTTTCAGACGACGGAAAGGCGACCACCGTCGAGGTGAAACGCCTGTTTGAAAGCGACGACAGTGAATACTGGGCGGAGCAGATCGACGGCCTGAAAATCATGGACGAGGTGAACGGTGCTGGAGCTCTCATAGAGCGCGCCCGATATATGACGTACTATGCCGATGCGTCACGGCCCAAGTGGGGGCAGCCGGCGCTCATCTGGGCTGCATTGACCATGGCATTGCTGACTCTTCCGGTGGTCATCGTCTCGGTGGAAGAGGCGATTAAAGCTGTGCCCAAGGACCTGCGCGAAGCGAGTCTCGCGTTGGGCGCGACAAAGTGGGAGACAATCCGCCGCGTCGTGATACCGGGCGCCTTTACGGGTATCATGACCGGCGGCATTCTTGCAGTAAGCCGTGGCGCGGGCGAGGTGGCACCCATCCTGTTTACGGGCGCTGCGTATTATCTGCCGGAACTGCCGGGCTCTCTCTCATCACAGTTCATGGAACTCGGCTATCACATCTACGTTCTTACCACGCAGTCGACCGATGTGGAGGCGACGAAGCCGCTGTTATATGCGACAACGTTTACCCTTCTCATCCTCACCTTCGCGTTAAACTTCTCGGCCATCTTCCTCCGTTCGCGAATCCGCGCACGTTTGAACCGCTTGGGCCAATAACTCCATCGAGACGATGAAAGACACCGAAGCAAAAATCGTTACGCGTTCCCTCGACCTGTACTACGGCCAGAAACAGGCCCTGAAGGATATTTCGATCGACATTCAACCGAATCAGGTAACCGCATTTATCGGTCCGTCCGGATGCGGGAAGTCGACATTCCTCCGAACGCTGAACCGTATGAACGACCTCATCGACGGAGTGAAAATCAGCGGTGAAGTATGCATCGACGGGTTAAATATTTACGACAGGAATATCGATGTTGTGGAACTCCGTAAGCGCATCGGCATGGTGTTCCAAAAATCCAATCCATTCCCAAAATCGATCTACGACAATATCGCGTATGGCCCCCGGGTGAACGGGATCAGGGACAAGCGCCGTCTCGACGAGATCGTGGAAGAAAGTCTTAAGTCGGCGGCCATCTGGGACGAAGTCAAGGACCGTCTGAAGGACTCCGCGCTGGGACTGTCCGGCGGCCAGCAACAGAGATTGTGCATTGCTCGCAGCTTGGCTGTGAACCCCGGCATCCTTCTCATGGATGAACCCGCCAGCGCGCTTGATCCTATCTCAACGGCGAAGATCGAAGAACTCATCTTCGAGCTCAAGGACACGTACACAATCGTCATTGTGACGCATAACATGCAGCAAGCAGCGCGCGTGAGCGATTACACTGCATTTTTTTATCTCGGTGAACTCATCGAGTACGACCTCACACGAACCATCTTTACGAATCCATCCAAGAAGCAGACGGAAGAGTACGTCACGGGCCGTTTCGGCTGATCCAGGTACCACGACGTGCTGGTGCGAGCGCCCCTGATGTGAGATTACACCGCGTAATATCACATCGGCTGATATTCGTGACGTCCACAGCGCGACGGAGGGTCACAGATCCTTCGGGGTACAGGGCTCTTGTACGAAGGCCTGTTTCCGTGGGTGAGTGTGGCTCCGTG
This is a stretch of genomic DNA from Ignavibacteriota bacterium. It encodes these proteins:
- the pstC gene encoding phosphate ABC transporter permease subunit PstC; the encoded protein is MAAAPDDSSHAGKPPLSHVSLLGSGGVRSEITGDPDASAVLRAPGRTANRFLVHKPLRYGKKFYIGEFVAERLIQGIAVLSIGFILAIFYYVFQESTWAFRSPEHVVASATSADESLVPESYGGESLQPESFGSGELVPETYGETPGTTDAQPTGSLEAGRAASQGLETSGNDKPVTIGQLVFANDLIDNVPRYIWQPIGRIPKYSFAPLFMGAFKVTLIGILIAAPIAILSALFTTTFAPRWMREVMKPAIEILAGFPSVVIGFFCLITVASIMQEITGSTYRLTSFVGGIGMSLAVIPIIFTVTEDAFAAVPRYMKEASIALGASRWQTAWRVVLPAATPGVFAAIILGFGRAFGETMIALMATGNAALTSWNFFESVRTMSATIGAEMAEVEFHSVHYGVLFLIGAVLFVVTFSLNAIAEFYVRKRLIKRFQGN
- a CDS encoding phosphate ABC transporter permease PstA, which codes for MTSKNPLRDLAAALGSVLLAVAVLAALLLLLPWYSALGGVAVIVAGVTLLWRRLGMQTKRSVSENIFVILSGSAAFIIIIFVVYFLIHIFLLGKENLSWSFFFEAPAEGLTEGGIFPAIIGTAMLVIIMALAGVPVGTITAIYLTEYASERSIIARFIRFAVNTLAGVPAIVFGLFGLGFFIGTVGKQMDTWSRDSRMQRIEQIFSTGTSPFSDDGKATTVEVKRLFESDDSEYWAEQIDGLKIMDEVNGAGALIERARYMTYYADASRPKWGQPALIWAALTMALLTLPVVIVSVEEAIKAVPKDLREASLALGATKWETIRRVVIPGAFTGIMTGGILAVSRGAGEVAPILFTGAAYYLPELPGSLSSQFMELGYHIYVLTTQSTDVEATKPLLYATTFTLLILTFALNFSAIFLRSRIRARLNRLGQ
- a CDS encoding phosphate ABC transporter ATP-binding protein — encoded protein: MKDTEAKIVTRSLDLYYGQKQALKDISIDIQPNQVTAFIGPSGCGKSTFLRTLNRMNDLIDGVKISGEVCIDGLNIYDRNIDVVELRKRIGMVFQKSNPFPKSIYDNIAYGPRVNGIRDKRRLDEIVEESLKSAAIWDEVKDRLKDSALGLSGGQQQRLCIARSLAVNPGILLMDEPASALDPISTAKIEELIFELKDTYTIVIVTHNMQQAARVSDYTAFFYLGELIEYDLTRTIFTNPSKKQTEEYVTGRFG